One window of the Deferribacterota bacterium genome contains the following:
- the atpA gene encoding F0F1 ATP synthase subunit alpha: protein MQLKADEISKIIKENIEDFEKVSEINEVGYVISSGDGIARIYGLNNVMAGELVEVKKDRYGIVMNVEEDSVGVVVAGDYEDIKEGDVIKRTNRIASVPVGESLLGRVVNPLGQPVDGKGQIKGEKFDVIEKIAPGIVQRRPVNEPLQTGLKAIDSMIPIGRGQRELIIGDRQTGKTAIALDTIINQKNTDVYCVYVAIGQKNSTVARVVDTLEKYGAMDYTIIVSACANEPAPLQYLAPYAGCTMAEYFRDKGGHALVIYDDLSKHATAYRQLSLLLRRPPGREAYPGDVFYLHSRLLERAAKFNSDHGGGSLTALPIIETQAGDVSAYIPTNVISITDGQIYLEGDLFYAGLTPA, encoded by the coding sequence ATGCAGTTAAAAGCTGACGAGATTAGTAAGATTATAAAAGAAAACATTGAGGATTTTGAAAAAGTATCTGAGATTAATGAGGTAGGCTATGTTATTAGTTCTGGAGATGGTATTGCACGTATTTATGGTCTAAATAATGTTATGGCAGGGGAGTTGGTAGAGGTTAAAAAAGATAGATATGGTATAGTGATGAATGTCGAAGAGGATTCGGTTGGTGTAGTTGTGGCAGGGGATTATGAAGATATTAAAGAGGGAGATGTTATAAAGCGTACTAATCGTATAGCCTCTGTTCCTGTTGGCGAATCTTTATTAGGTAGAGTGGTTAATCCTTTAGGACAACCAGTTGATGGTAAAGGTCAGATTAAGGGTGAGAAATTTGATGTTATAGAAAAAATAGCACCTGGTATTGTTCAAAGAAGACCTGTTAATGAACCGTTGCAAACTGGTTTAAAGGCTATTGATTCAATGATCCCTATTGGTAGGGGTCAGAGAGAATTAATTATTGGTGATAGGCAAACTGGGAAGACTGCTATTGCGCTTGATACAATTATTAATCAAAAAAATACAGATGTTTACTGCGTCTATGTTGCAATTGGCCAGAAAAACTCAACAGTTGCAAGGGTTGTTGATACCCTTGAAAAATATGGTGCTATGGATTATACAATTATTGTTTCTGCCTGTGCAAATGAGCCTGCCCCATTACAATATCTAGCTCCCTATGCAGGGTGTACGATGGCTGAATACTTTAGAGATAAAGGTGGACATGCACTAGTTATTTATGATGATCTTTCTAAGCACGCAACAGCTTATAGGCAACTTTCTCTGCTACTTAGAAGACCACCAGGTAGGGAGGCATATCCAGGGGATGTTTTTTACTTACATTCTAGGCTTTTAGAAAGGGCTGCTAAATTTAATAGTGATCATGGTGGTGGTTCTTTAACTGCACTACCTATTATAGAAACCCAAGCAGGAGATGTTTCGGCGTATATACCAACAAATGTTATTTCCATCACTGATGGACAGATTTATTTAGAAGGTGATTTGTTTTATGCAGGTCTAACACCTGCATA